TTCTCACAACGAGCGCAATGTATGCTTCCTCCGTCTCCGCCCCATCCCACCACCCTTCGTCGTTCCCGGCCCGACTTCCGAGCCGGCAGGCCGGACCGGGGGTTCCAAACTGGCCGAGTTCGATCCGATCCGCCGCATCGAGGAGACGCGCCTGCTGTTGGCAGTACAGCGGCGGCGGGCTGGTGGACCGGAGCATGATCGTGCTGAGGAAGAGGATCCACGAGATGAAGATGGCGGAGAGCAATTACGAGGCGCCGTCGGGATGGATGGACTGGGAGAAGAGGTACTACACCAGCTACCACGCCGACGTGTGCGAGATCCTGTGCTTGTTGCAGACGCTGCTGATGGGCACACGGCCGGGCGTGGCCATCGGGATGATGGCCGTCCTCGTGTTGAGCGTGCCCACTTCTGCCATGTTTATATCCTTCCATCTGATCGCGGCCGCGAACTCGATCCTCGCCGGAACGCACCTCGGTTGATCGAGGTTTTCGTGTTCCATCTGTGTACTACCGAGTCTTCGTTTGACAATTCTGtagcatatttttattgtttCATCGTGCCATGGATACGATCGAATGCTTCAGCAAATGCTAATCGGTGGTCTCCCAACAACTATTGCGGTGGCGCACACAGTTTCGACTGCATCGGCTGTCTGTTTATTTGGCTCTCGAGCGGCGCCGTAGCATTCTTTATCATTAAATCATGTGCAAAAGACCACCTTCATTTACGAATGCAAGGTTGTCAGACTTGTGGATCGACATATATGCCAATCACTGCTCTAAGTTTAACATGAGAACGCATAAACTCGAGCTTTCTCTCGCTAGATGTCCATGTCAGGTGTCGTAGTTGGATGATATGGATCCTAGAACTGGATGACGGTGGAAGCTATGCTGTGTCTCTGAAGTGAGACTGTAATAGTTTATGATGAAgcctgaaatttattttttgtttttcctccttttttacgaatataataaataaatcttggatttgctaatgacaaagtgCAATTTACTTAGAAAAGCTTTCTATGATAACGGGGTTTTATCcctcatatttaatttttatcaaaGGTACTTTTTTTTCATGATATAATCGAAGTACCCttcataaaatcaaataatgaaagATAATATTCGTTGATGAATCTTTTTGACTAAACTGGTTTGTACGATATGAACCAAACTAGATcagttcaaaataaattaatatttgattTGTTCAATTTGGGTTTAGATTGTCCcttgtttttttcttgaattacATCCCTAAACCCTATTTGACAAATGTAATAGGAATGTCAAAGAGGTCACCATAGTTGACCTTTTTTGTCATTAGTCATGATCACCGTTAGCATCAAGAACATCGTCACCCAACATAGCGGTCAAAGGAGTCATAGTCGTCGCCTTTCCGTTGGGCCTTGGTGATTAGAGTGGCTTTCGTCGACGAGGTAGGAGGTCATTGCCGCTATCTTGGTGAGTGTTAGTGGTCGCGATCATCGTTGCTAGGGTAGGAGGTTGGCCTTGCCTTCTCCATGGGCCTCAATGGTCGCGATCAACATCGCTAGGTTAGGACATCATCGATAGGGTAGGATGTCGCCATCACCTTCCCGCTAGTTAGTGTTATACTCGATCATAGCATAACACAACCTAATGGTGACGGTACCATTTATATCCAATGGTCTACTGACTATGGGCGATGGTACTGACCTAGACCAGGTAATAATATTGCCTAAACTATAAtaccattttaaataatttaatttctaaaattattttaaaataaaaataatgctaAATATATTAGAATCATGTTACGATAGTTATAGAGAAGTTTAGATAAGTTTGATGAAATTTTCTTAAGTAATACTTACTCAATCACATATTCAAAACATAAATCCTATATTTGAACAGAAATCATCTAAAAATtaaaagaagatagaaaaagtgAAACTAAATATTCtagaatcatattatgatatttataaaGGAGCTTCAATTGGtttggtaaaatttttttgaGTTACACTCGATTTAATATTCAAAACACAAATCCCTTATTTGGACAATTAATCATCCTGaaataataagatataaaaaaatgatattaaatatactAGAATCAATGCTAGGATATTTATAAAGAAGTTTGGATATATTTAGTAAAAATTTATTAAGTTGCATTTCTTGTTATACTCCGTTATACTTAAGTTATACTTGATCatagattcaaaatataaatcccatatttagataattaatcatcctaaaataataaaaattgataCTAAATACACTATAATCATGTTAAAATATTTACAAAACAGTTTGGATATGTTTgataaaaaattttgagttacaCTTAATGACAATCGATCATAAATTCAAAATACAAATCTCCTATTTGGATAATTATCAtcctaaaatcaaaataaattaaaaaaataacattaAATATACTAGAATCAGATTAGGATTTATAAAAGAGTTTTGATAGATTTAGTAAAAATTTATTAAGTTACACTCAAATTTTACTTGAGTTATTCTCGATCATAGATTTAACCAAAAGTATCCTATTTAGATAATTAGTCATCTACTCATTGAAGGGTGGAAACACATTTAGCTTTCGATGACAAATCACACAAGTAAACATTTACATTAGCATTAAAATGCTTGGAAGAAGCTAAGGTTATAGCGTGAAGTAAGGTAATTAAAAATTTAGTAGATAATGTAAAAAATCAAGATTAATAATTACCAAAATTTACATGACTTTTGGAAGCTACAGTGTTGCTGTATTCTCATACCTATTGCATCTTTCATTTAGTAACACGAATGAACAGTTCACAAAATTCAGATTGAATATTTTCCATATAAATAAAAAGTTTTTTGATTATTGTAATATATAAGGCaatataaagatatttttttccTCACTATAAAACCTATTTTTGTGCTTGTGATGTGATGTTGTCATTCCTAATCGAAGAGGAGAGGAGGTTGTTGTTGCTTAGTGATGTTACCAATGAAGCCGCTATAGAGAAGTCGATGCcaaagaggagaggatgttatcGACACTAGTTGCTAGAGAGGAGTAATGGAGTCCACCACcgtcattgctcatcatggagagAAGCAAAGAAGTTTGCCACCATTGTAAAGGAGCGTTGATCGTCATTGTCACCTACACTAGGGTTACACTCGTTCGGTGTAACCCTCGTGCAACCCCTCTTTGTCTTTTGATTCAAATCCACATAATCTCAAACCGGACCTGATCCGTTTTGCTAGATCCAACCCGATCGTAATCCCGACCGAACCAAACTAACCCTTGGATTAGTCAAGTTTGAATTAGGTCACCCAGTTTAATAAAATTGATAGACATGATTTATTGAATCGGACACATTAGGTATtttagaaaaaacaaaaaaaaagaggcaCATGGGGTACCATATGATAAAATACCATTATTAAgagtttttttaatataaaatgccTAAGCTTATTAGCAATATTtacttgaaaataaaaataaaaatacgatTTTATTTATTGGAGACTATAAAAACTTTACCAGAATGCCATTGCACTTGGACATAATTTACGTGGATAGAATCGAGACACGTGTACGATTCTAAGTGTAGCATGGATGGATATAGGTGTTGTTGGCGCCACATGTGAATTAGAGGTAATCTAAAGCTTGCGACTGAGCTCTTATATATGATAACGTTACATCATATAATGCTAAAACTCCTTTCTTTTTATGGTGATATATATGCATTATGCTCGCATTTGTAATGTTTTATAGCTAAATCTCTTACATACATGCCTTGGTGTCGTAAAATGATACTATAAATCTTTAATATACATTTTATAAGTCAAATTTGATCGGCAATCCTATGCAAGTTAATCCGACTAAATCGAATCGATGTGCTCTTCTGACGACAAAAAATGCTCCGAattaaattttgcagaataataaGAGTGCTAAAAGTTATCCGACAGAATTCTCCTCGAATATAATGGTCATACTATAGCTATAGCTGAAGGTGAATACTAATTCAAATCGATCATGTTTTACACCATTTATAGTCTTCTGAATTGCCTTAAAGACTGACCATTATGTTGGGAGTGATCCATGT
The window above is part of the Musa acuminata AAA Group cultivar baxijiao chromosome BXJ2-6, Cavendish_Baxijiao_AAA, whole genome shotgun sequence genome. Proteins encoded here:
- the LOC135613637 gene encoding uncharacterized protein LOC135613637, with product MYASSVSAPSHHPSSFPARLPSRQAGPGVPNWPSSIRSAASRRRACCWQYSGGGLVDRSMIVLRKRIHEMKMAESNYEAPSGWMDWEKRYYTSYHADVCEILCLLQTLLMGTRPGVAIGMMAVLVLSVPTSAMFISFHLIAAANSILAGTHLG